One segment of Mycobacterium spongiae DNA contains the following:
- a CDS encoding non-ribosomal peptide synthetase — protein sequence MTDIADTRAQLDKARLELLRRRLADRGLAAAAADPGVEADTRISHGQARMWFVHMADPSGALLNVCVSYRITGDIDLPRIRDAVNAVARRHRILRTTYVIGDDGDPQPTVHEDLRPGWAQHDLTDLPDDAQRLRLEVLAQREFNARFDLAADSPLRISIVRTAPDEHVMLLVAHHIAWDDGSWRPFFRDLTQAYAGTDLGAEHRGARVSGPDTTAADLDYWRSIMADPPEPLELPGPAGTKVPTNWRAARTTRRLSGDTVGRVVALAKDTGSTPYTVLLAAFGALLHRYTHTDDFLVATPVLNRGFGTEDCIGYFGNTVVLRLRPQAATSFRDFLTSTRDIVSGAFAHQRIDLDRVVRELNPDRRHGAERMTRISFGFREPDGGGFNPPGTTCQRYDLRSNVTQLPLGFMVEFDPRGALVEAEHLLEILEPALVKQLLEHFAVLLDDALTAPDTPLSHLALMGAGDAEWLRAVSHGEKFDTPTKTIVELVSEQTDRMPDATAVVYEGRHYTYRELSEESNRLAHWLINRGIGSEDRVAVLLEKSPELVITALGVVKAGAVYVPVDLSYPHDRQAFILEDCNAKLVLREPVSDLAEYSVHDPTDSDRARPLRPDNTAYLIYTSGTTGLPKGVAVPHRPVAEYFVWFRGEYAVDSTDRLLQVASASFDVSIAEIFGTLACGARMVIPRPGGLTDIGYLTALLRDEGITAMHFVPSLLGLFLSLPGVNEWRTLQRVPIGGEPLPGEVADKFHATFDALLHNFYGPTETVINASRYKVEGPQGTRIVPIGRPKINTTIHLLDDSLQPVPVGVIGEIYIGGTHLAHGYHRRAGLTAERFVADPFSPGARMYRSGDLARRNSDGDIEFVGRADEQVKIRGFRIELGDVAAAIAVDPTVGQAVVVVSDLPRLGKSLVGYVTPAVGDEGTANIPDVDVDRIRARVAAALPEYMLPTAYVVLDEIPITAHGKIDRAALPDPEVGVGVEFREPETATEQRIAELFGELLARDRVGADDSFFDLGGHSLLATKLAAALRNAFNVDVGVREIFELATVVELAAHIDTLDADSTRPHLTRVHHDGPVPLSSSQLRSWIIYRLDGPSAVNNIPFVAALKGPCDTDTLATAITDVVARHEILRTIYREIDGLPYQVIHPPAKVPVRRAEGSGEDWLQAELDSERRYVFDLETEWPIRVALLSMQEQTVLSVVMHHIAGDHWSAGVLLTDVVTAYQARGAGQEPAWKPLPVQYADYSAWQAALLADNADIAGKQREYWIRQLEGLPAEAGLRPDFPRPSLLSGSGDAVEFRIESTTRDKLAALSRELNATEFMILQAAVAVLLHKVSGGIDIPIGTPVSGRNEPDLDQLVGFFINFVVLRNDLGGNPTLREILQRTREMLLSAYAHQDLPFERVVEAVRPGRTLSRNPLFDVVVHVREQLPRGRVMTTGPGGDTSLSALEPTFDLAQADLSVNFFASDDAYRGHVIYRTDLYLRSTAQRFADRLVRVIEAFVDRPDQTLRELDIAGPQERQRILDQSTAEVSPARVYLLDEALKPVPLGVVGDVYHGGGLAGRARLPGAALTATRFVADPFAAQPGSRLYRSGERGVWNADNQLELLAETSGPPRAQAAPVAAEPPKTATERALAGILSDVLAVAEPGRHSDFFDIGGDSILAVRVAAQARDAGMPLTPRMVFEHPVLHELATALNAKCHADDAQPDDTHHAPMSTSGLSADELGALTASWEQQP from the coding sequence CTTGCCGCGGATTCTCCGTTGCGGATCAGCATCGTGCGGACGGCTCCCGACGAACACGTCATGCTGTTGGTGGCCCACCATATCGCCTGGGATGATGGTTCGTGGCGGCCATTCTTCCGTGATCTCACTCAGGCCTACGCGGGGACCGATCTCGGGGCCGAACACCGCGGCGCTCGCGTGTCCGGACCGGACACCACTGCGGCCGACCTCGACTACTGGCGGTCCATCATGGCCGATCCGCCGGAGCCGCTGGAACTGCCGGGTCCAGCTGGGACGAAGGTGCCGACCAACTGGCGCGCCGCCCGCACCACGCGGCGGCTGTCCGGCGACACCGTTGGGCGGGTCGTCGCACTCGCCAAGGACACCGGCAGCACGCCCTATACGGTGCTGCTCGCGGCATTCGGTGCCCTGCTGCATCGCTACACTCACACTGACGACTTCCTCGTCGCCACACCGGTGCTGAATCGTGGTTTCGGCACCGAAGACTGCATTGGCTACTTCGGCAATACCGTGGTGCTGCGATTGCGACCGCAGGCAGCGACGAGCTTCCGCGACTTCCTGACCTCGACCCGCGATATCGTCTCCGGTGCGTTCGCACACCAACGAATTGACCTCGACCGTGTGGTGCGGGAACTGAACCCCGACCGCCGTCACGGAGCCGAGCGCATGACTCGGATCAGCTTCGGATTCCGGGAGCCCGATGGCGGCGGATTCAACCCGCCCGGCACGACGTGCCAGCGCTACGACCTGCGCAGCAACGTCACCCAGCTGCCACTGGGATTCATGGTCGAATTCGACCCTCGTGGAGCCCTGGTCGAAGCCGAACACCTCCTGGAGATTCTCGAACCCGCCCTGGTGAAACAACTGCTCGAACACTTCGCCGTCTTGCTCGACGATGCGCTGACCGCACCGGACACGCCGCTGTCGCACCTAGCGCTGATGGGCGCCGGCGACGCGGAGTGGCTGCGTGCGGTGTCGCACGGCGAAAAGTTTGACACCCCAACGAAAACCATCGTGGAACTGGTGTCCGAGCAGACTGACCGGATGCCGGACGCGACCGCCGTGGTGTACGAGGGCCGCCACTACACCTACCGTGAGCTCAGCGAGGAGTCGAACCGGTTGGCTCACTGGTTGATCAACCGCGGGATAGGCAGCGAAGACCGGGTCGCAGTGCTGCTAGAGAAGTCGCCGGAGCTGGTGATCACCGCACTGGGCGTGGTCAAAGCCGGTGCGGTGTATGTGCCCGTGGATCTCAGCTACCCGCACGACCGGCAGGCCTTCATCCTCGAGGACTGCAACGCGAAACTGGTGTTGCGCGAGCCTGTGAGCGATCTCGCCGAATACTCAGTCCACGATCCCACCGACTCGGATCGCGCCCGGCCGCTGCGCCCGGATAATACGGCGTATCTGATCTACACATCGGGAACGACCGGCCTGCCCAAGGGCGTTGCGGTACCGCACCGTCCGGTGGCGGAATACTTCGTATGGTTCAGGGGCGAGTACGCGGTGGACAGCACCGACCGGCTGCTCCAGGTCGCCTCGGCGAGCTTCGACGTATCGATCGCCGAAATATTCGGCACCCTGGCCTGCGGCGCCCGGATGGTGATCCCCCGCCCCGGGGGCCTCACCGACATCGGCTATCTCACCGCCCTTTTGCGCGACGAGGGCATCACCGCAATGCATTTCGTGCCCTCCCTGCTCGGACTGTTCTTGTCGCTGCCGGGCGTGAACGAGTGGCGGACATTGCAGCGAGTGCCCATCGGTGGTGAGCCGCTGCCCGGCGAGGTGGCCGACAAATTCCACGCGACCTTCGACGCGCTTCTGCACAACTTCTACGGCCCTACCGAAACCGTGATCAACGCCAGCCGTTACAAAGTTGAGGGCCCGCAGGGCACCCGCATCGTGCCCATCGGCCGGCCCAAGATCAACACGACCATCCACCTCCTCGACGATTCGCTGCAGCCGGTGCCGGTTGGGGTGATCGGTGAGATCTACATCGGTGGAACCCATCTCGCACACGGATACCATCGCCGAGCCGGGCTTACCGCAGAACGATTCGTTGCCGACCCATTCAGTCCCGGAGCTCGGATGTACCGATCCGGAGATCTCGCGCGCCGCAATTCCGACGGTGATATCGAGTTCGTCGGGCGTGCCGACGAACAAGTCAAGATCCGCGGATTCCGCATTGAACTGGGGGATGTCGCGGCCGCCATCGCGGTCGATCCCACCGTCGGACAGGCTGTCGTGGTGGTCAGCGACCTGCCGCGGCTGGGCAAGAGTCTGGTTGGCTACGTGACTCCCGCAGTCGGCGACGAGGGAACTGCCAATATCCCCGATGTCGATGTGGACCGTATCCGTGCCCGAGTGGCCGCGGCACTGCCCGAGTACATGCTGCCTACGGCGTACGTGGTGCTCGACGAGATTCCGATCACCGCGCACGGAAAGATCGACCGGGCGGCGCTGCCGGACCCGGAGGTCGGTGTCGGCGTAGAGTTCCGCGAGCCGGAGACCGCTACCGAGCAGCGCATCGCCGAGCTGTTCGGTGAGCTACTGGCACGTGACCGCGTCGGCGCCGACGACTCGTTCTTCGATCTTGGCGGCCACTCGCTTTTGGCAACCAAACTCGCAGCGGCCCTGCGTAACGCGTTCAATGTCGACGTTGGCGTGCGAGAAATCTTCGAACTCGCCACGGTGGTGGAGCTGGCCGCACACATCGATACGCTGGACGCGGATTCGACAAGACCGCACTTGACTCGGGTACACCATGACGGGCCGGTGCCGTTGTCGTCGTCTCAGCTCCGCAGCTGGATTATCTACCGTCTCGACGGGCCGAGCGCAGTCAACAACATTCCCTTCGTTGCGGCACTCAAGGGTCCTTGCGACACCGACACACTTGCGACGGCCATCACTGACGTAGTGGCACGGCACGAGATACTGCGTACTATCTACCGCGAAATCGACGGCCTGCCATACCAAGTCATTCACCCGCCCGCCAAGGTACCGGTTCGGCGTGCCGAGGGAAGCGGCGAAGATTGGCTCCAGGCTGAGCTGGACAGCGAGCGACGTTACGTATTCGATCTGGAAACCGAGTGGCCGATCCGGGTGGCATTGCTGAGCATGCAGGAACAGACCGTGCTGTCGGTCGTGATGCACCATATCGCCGGCGATCACTGGTCCGCCGGCGTGTTGTTGACCGACGTGGTGACCGCGTACCAAGCGCGGGGCGCCGGGCAGGAGCCTGCGTGGAAACCGCTGCCGGTGCAGTATGCCGACTACTCCGCGTGGCAGGCGGCGTTGCTCGCTGACAACGCTGACATCGCCGGTAAGCAACGCGAGTATTGGATCCGCCAACTCGAAGGATTGCCCGCCGAAGCCGGTCTGCGCCCGGATTTCCCGCGTCCATCACTGCTCAGCGGTTCCGGTGATGCTGTCGAGTTCCGGATCGAGTCAACGACACGCGACAAGCTCGCTGCGCTGAGCCGCGAACTCAACGCCACTGAGTTCATGATCCTGCAGGCGGCCGTCGCGGTACTGCTGCACAAGGTCAGCGGCGGCATCGACATCCCCATCGGCACCCCAGTGAGCGGTCGCAATGAGCCGGACCTGGACCAACTCGTCGGTTTCTTCATCAATTTCGTGGTGCTGCGCAACGACCTGGGCGGAAACCCAACGCTGCGGGAGATCCTGCAACGAACTAGGGAGATGTTGCTGTCGGCCTACGCTCACCAGGACCTCCCCTTCGAGCGTGTCGTCGAGGCCGTCAGGCCGGGGCGGACACTGTCGCGTAATCCGTTGTTCGACGTCGTCGTGCACGTGCGCGAACAGTTGCCGCGGGGTCGCGTCATGACTACGGGCCCCGGCGGCGACACCTCCCTGAGCGCACTGGAGCCGACATTCGACCTCGCACAGGCGGATTTATCGGTCAACTTCTTCGCCTCCGACGACGCCTACCGCGGTCACGTCATCTACCGCACGGACTTGTACCTGCGCAGCACCGCCCAACGTTTCGCTGACCGGCTCGTGCGTGTCATTGAGGCGTTCGTCGATCGTCCTGACCAAACCCTGCGCGAACTTGATATTGCCGGACCGCAAGAAAGACAACGCATTCTGGACCAATCCACCGCGGAGGTCAGCCCGGCCCGGGTCTACCTTCTTGACGAGGCGCTGAAACCCGTTCCCCTCGGGGTGGTCGGCGACGTCTACCACGGTGGCGGCCTGGCCGGCCGTGCCCGGCTACCGGGAGCCGCGCTGACGGCGACGCGATTCGTTGCTGATCCGTTTGCGGCACAGCCAGGATCGCGGCTCTACCGCAGCGGCGAGCGTGGTGTGTGGAATGCCGACAATCAACTAGAACTGCTGGCCGAAACTTCCGGACCGCCACGGGCGCAGGCGGCCCCGGTGGCCGCTGAGCCACCCAAGACGGCTACCGAGCGCGCCCTGGCCGGCATCCTCTCCGATGTACTCGCGGTGGCGGAGCCGGGGCGCCATAGCGACTTCTTCGACATCGGGGGAGATAGCATCCTCGCGGTGCGAGTAGCCGCACAGGCCAGAGACGCCGGAATGCCGCTAACCCCCCGGATGGTCTTCGAGCACCCCGTGCTGCATGAGCTCGCTACCGCGCTGAACGCCAAGTGCCATGCCGACGACGCCCAGCCGGACGACACACACCATGCGCCGATGAGCACGTCAGGGCTTTCTGCCGACGAATTAGGGGCTTTGACCGCGTCATGGGAACAGCAGCCGTGA